TAGTCTGTACTCAACCAATAACAATGGCtcctccttcttcttcctctgtCAGCCCTTCTCTTCCTCCTCGCTCACACCTCTTCACTCCTGTAATCttctttctatttcttttttttcttctgtatttccttttgattttacaTTTCGGGGACGATCATATGGGATAAACTCTTTGTTCATGCGCACGACCCCGTTTTGTTGGGGTTATTGCCTTTTGCATTGTTGtttgttttgaatttaaaatttgattagttgttttggattgaatttgcaGATACAGGAAGGGAATGAGAGTGAAGAAACTGACGAGCGGCACCGTTTTGGATCAGTTACAACACCGACCAACAGTACAATTGGGTCAATCGCCACCTCATCCGCCGGTACTGACACCATCTACCACCACCACGCTACCCCACTTCACGAGCCCGGGAAAAAGCCCAGCGGAAAACACCGTAGACCGCCGGTTAAATACTCCGACGACCGTGTTGTCTCTTGCAATAACTGCCGTCCCACCACCCGTGAGAAAACCTCTGTTGTCGTCGTTCCCGTCGACAACCACCTCAATAAACACCACTCTTTCTCCTCCGCAACCCCCAGCCCCAACGGGTTGTTCAAGTCTCTCATCGCGGGACTCTCCCGGCGGAGCCCGAAACCATGCCCGTCTCCGGCACCGGAATCTTCGTCGGCGGCGGAGAGGGAGGAGCACTGGAGGATCGCGGTGACGGAGCTTTCTCACAAGCTAGTACAGGCTACCAGAAGACGAGACGAAGCGATTCTAGAAGCTTCTAAGCTCAAATACTCCATGGCTGAACTCGAGAAGAAGCTTAACCGTTTGGAAATTTACTGTCATAATCTAAAATCCGGGCTTGAGATTTGCAACCAAGCACAAACCCAGACCCTAACCCTAACACAAAGCCCAAGCCCAAGCCCGTGTCGGTTCTCCAGCCCAGGTTCCTCTTGGAACTTCCCCAACAACCATAACAACCGTGATCTCATCATCAAGAAATTCCTCGTCGCGGTTTCCGATTCCCGATCTTCGATCCGTTTCCTCAGcaaatctctctcctctcagcTGAAATTAATGGGGATTAAGGTGTTCGAAAGGCTATCTACAatcttacgatcctacgatTTTAAGTTGTCGTCTACATCGTCCTCAAACTCCAATGCCAACCAATACAAGAGTCTCCAATTCTACCTCGAGGCACTGTTGAGCGCCGCTTTCTTCGAGGATTTCGAATGTTCCGGGTTCTCAAAGAGCTCCACGGATCAAATCCTGAACCCGATTGACCGATCCGAAGCGAACTACTCGGCGTACAACACGTTGAAGGATTTATCATGGGAGGAAGTTTTAAACAAAGGAACCAAGCATTTCAGTGAGGAATTCAGCAGGTTTTGTGACAGAAAAATGAGTGAAATAGTAAGCATGTTGGGATGGAACAGGGCTTGGCCGGAGCCACTACTACAGGCGTTTTTCGGGGCGTCGAAGAGTGTTTGGTTGGTCCATTTATTAGCAAACGCGATCCACCCGACGTTAACGATATTCCGGATCGATAAAGGGGCTCGATTCGACCCGGTGTACATGGAGGATATGGGTGGAGATAAGGCCAAGAAATTAATTCCCACAATGGTAAAGATAATGGTAACACCTGGATTCTATGTTTATGATAATGTGGTCAAATGCAAGGTGATTAGCAGGTATTATAATAGTAATTAGTGGTAGTGGTATGTGATTATAGGACAATTGGCTTAATTATCTATGtaatacccaaaaaaaaaaaagtaaaaaaaggtAGAATAATAAAGTTTGGTTTTGTTGGTACGTTGGTATTTTTATTTGAATATTTGGTTAAGTATATTCTAATTGACCATGGGTTGAAATTAAAAAGGTAAGTCAAAAAGGATATTGTGTtgagtatttatttttgaagtTTAGCTTTTGGGTTTTAGTGGGGAGTCAAAGTAAGAATTTGGCGTCATTTTATTGAAGAAAAATGGAAGTGAAAATAGTGAATAGTCCTTTTCAATATTTCTCCCCTTTCTATGGTGAAGAGGACTGTTCATATACGAAAGTAATTTTGATGGATCCTTTTTGAAAGAATTTTTGGTTTCACCATTTTGGTTTATGATTCTCCTGTTTATTTGAAAGTTTCTTGTGTCATTTTGTATGGAATGGGCTTCCCACTTTTGATAAAAGAGTTGCAAAAAAAAGTTTGATCTTTTTTTGGATAGATGTTACGTATTTATAACATTCTTCCCCCCCAACATAGAAAAAGTAGGTTTGAAATGTGAATTACTCCATATAATTGTAATTTCAACATAGAAAAAACAA
This Spinacia oleracea cultivar Varoflay chromosome 6, BTI_SOV_V1, whole genome shotgun sequence DNA region includes the following protein-coding sequences:
- the LOC110784403 gene encoding IRK-interacting protein, with the translated sequence MAPPSSSSVSPSLPPRSHLFTPIQEGNESEETDERHRFGSVTTPTNSTIGSIATSSAGTDTIYHHHATPLHEPGKKPSGKHRRPPVKYSDDRVVSCNNCRPTTREKTSVVVVPVDNHLNKHHSFSSATPSPNGLFKSLIAGLSRRSPKPCPSPAPESSSAAEREEHWRIAVTELSHKLVQATRRRDEAILEASKLKYSMAELEKKLNRLEIYCHNLKSGLEICNQAQTQTLTLTQSPSPSPCRFSSPGSSWNFPNNHNNRDLIIKKFLVAVSDSRSSIRFLSKSLSSQLKLMGIKVFERLSTILRSYDFKLSSTSSSNSNANQYKSLQFYLEALLSAAFFEDFECSGFSKSSTDQILNPIDRSEANYSAYNTLKDLSWEEVLNKGTKHFSEEFSRFCDRKMSEIVSMLGWNRAWPEPLLQAFFGASKSVWLVHLLANAIHPTLTIFRIDKGARFDPVYMEDMGGDKAKKLIPTMVKIMVTPGFYVYDNVVKCKVISRYYNSN